Proteins encoded by one window of Rhea pennata isolate bPtePen1 chromosome 11, bPtePen1.pri, whole genome shotgun sequence:
- the SASH3 gene encoding SAM and SH3 domain-containing protein 3: MLRRKPSNASDKESGHRKLSLQRSSSFKDFAKAKVSSPVVTDKEFNLDENIPENEPGSPSPDDAARSSGMKLGKKWRAVISRTMNRKMGRIAVKTLAEGKGDVEEEGSPSPLSPASSIEEPSQDKVPLSYLEMEEDGHPPIGCQMSSGSEVSSPSPSLAGNKHDSLQLEESSPAYTGPFCGRARVHTDFTPSPYDKDSLKLRKGDIIGIIEKPPVGTWTGLLNNKVGSFKFIYVDVIPEETAPARRSRSHSKSKRPKPKTLHELLERINLQEHTSTLLLNGYQTLEDFKELRETHLNELNITDPQHRAKLLTAAELLLDYDTASETEEGDSSEAQPSPMDPKMDIPRDSGCFEGSETLDGSRDEVELTGSEGQLQALSLTESS; the protein is encoded by the exons ATGCTGCGCCGCAAGCCCTCCAACGCCAGCGACAAGGAGTCAGGCCACAGGAAG CTCTCCCTCCAGCGCTCCAGCAGCTTCAAGGACTTTGCCAAAGCCAAAGTCAGCTCCCCTGTGGTGACCGACAAGGAGTTCAACCTGGATGAGAAT ATCCCTGAGAATGAGcctggcagccccagccccgaTGATGCTGCACGGAGCAGTGGGATGAAGCTAGGTAAGAAGTGGAGAGCTGTCATCTCCCGCACCATGAACAGGAAGATGGGCAGAATAGCTGTGAAAACACTGGCCGAGGGGAAG GGAGACGTGGAAGAGGAGGGGTCTCCATCCCCCCTATCCCCAGCCAGCAGCATAGAGGAGCCAAGCCAAGACAAGGTGCCCCTCTCCTACCTGGAAATGGAGGAAGATGGGCACCCACCCATTGGCTGCCAGATGTCCAGCG GCAGCGAAGTGTCCAGTCCCAGCCCCAGCCTTGCAGGCAACAAGCATGACAGCCTGCAACTAGAGGAGAGCAGCCCAGCCTACACCGGCCCCTTCTGTGGCAGGGCGCGTGTCCACACAGACTTCACACCCAGCCCCTATGATAAGGACTCACTGAAGCTGCGG AAAGGGGACATCATTGGCATCATTGAGAAACCACCTGTGGGCACCTGGACTGGGCTGCTCAACAATAAGGTGGGCTCTTTCAAGTTCATCTACGTGGATGTCATCCCCGAGGAGACAGCCCCTGCCCGCAGGAGCCGGAGCCACAGCAAGAGCAAGCGGCCCAAGCCCAAGACCCTCCATGAGCTGCTGGAGCGCATCAACCTGCAG GAGCACACTTCCACCTTACTCCTGAATGGCTACCAGACCCTGGAAGACTTCAAGGAGCTGCGGGAGACCCACCTCAATGAGCTGAACATCACAGACCCCCAGCACCGTGCCAAGCTGCTaacagctgctgagctgctcctgGATTACGACA CAGCAAGCGAGACAGAGGAAGGAGACAGCTCTGAAGCCCAGCCTTCCCCCATGGACCCCAAAATGGACATTCCCCGGGACTCGGGCTGCTTTGAAGGATCAGAAACACTGGACGGCAGCCGGGACGAGGTAGAGCTAACAGGCTCCGAGGGGCAGCTGCAGGCTCTCTCCCTGACAGAGTCCTCTTGA